From the genome of Cedecea lapagei, one region includes:
- a CDS encoding nickel/cobalt efflux protein RcnA, giving the protein MTEFTTLFQQGNAWFFIPSAILLGALHGLEPGHSKTMMAAFIIAIKGTARQAAMLGLAATLSHTAIVWLIAFGGMYISKRFTAESAEPWLQLISAVIILATAFWMFWRTWRGEKNWLAESQESGHHHHDETKRIDTGHGYVELSIFEEGQAPRWRLRNLSRRKLEAGNIALETQREGRESSQVFKFVDCGGYMESTSPIPEPHNFNVRLSFGHRGHSHDYEVEFHEHHHDHSGTEGLDVGSKEYQDAHELAHANDIKRRFSNKEVTNGQILLFGLTGGLIPCPAAITVLLICMQLKALTLGATLVVCFSLGLALTLVTVGVSAAVGVRQVAKRWSGFSAFARKAPYFSSALIAAMGLYMAIQGWGGLGH; this is encoded by the coding sequence ATGACTGAATTCACAACGCTTTTCCAACAAGGCAACGCCTGGTTCTTTATCCCCAGCGCAATTCTGCTTGGCGCACTGCACGGCCTTGAACCCGGGCATTCGAAAACGATGATGGCCGCATTTATCATCGCTATTAAAGGTACCGCCAGGCAGGCGGCTATGCTTGGGCTGGCGGCGACGCTATCCCACACGGCCATCGTCTGGCTTATTGCGTTTGGCGGGATGTACATCAGTAAACGTTTCACTGCGGAATCCGCCGAACCCTGGCTGCAATTGATTTCCGCCGTCATTATTCTCGCTACGGCATTCTGGATGTTCTGGCGCACCTGGCGCGGAGAGAAAAACTGGCTCGCAGAGTCGCAGGAAAGCGGACATCACCATCATGATGAAACAAAACGGATTGATACCGGTCATGGTTATGTTGAGCTTTCCATCTTTGAAGAAGGGCAGGCTCCCCGCTGGCGTTTACGCAACCTTAGCCGAAGAAAATTGGAGGCGGGAAATATCGCTCTGGAGACTCAGCGCGAAGGAAGAGAGAGTTCGCAGGTTTTCAAGTTTGTGGATTGCGGAGGTTACATGGAGTCGACTTCGCCCATCCCTGAACCTCATAACTTTAACGTGCGTCTCTCATTTGGCCACCGCGGGCACAGTCATGATTACGAAGTGGAGTTTCATGAACATCACCACGATCATTCCGGAACAGAAGGTCTCGATGTTGGGTCGAAGGAGTATCAGGACGCGCATGAGCTGGCGCATGCCAATGATATTAAGCGGCGTTTTAGCAATAAAGAGGTGACCAACGGGCAAATTCTGCTGTTTGGCCTGACAGGCGGTTTGATTCCATGCCCGGCCGCTATCACGGTATTGCTGATCTGTATGCAGCTTAAAGCGCTGACTTTGGGCGCCACGCTGGTGGTTTGTTTTAGCCTTGGCCTTGCGCTGACGCTAGTCACGGTCGGCGTCAGCGCGGCGGTGGGCGTCCGTCAGGTGGCAAAGCGCTGGAGTGGATTCAGCGCATTTGCCAGAAAAGCGCCATACTTTTCAAGCGCTCTGATTGCTGCGATGGGACTATATATGGCTATTCAGGGATGGGGCGGGCTGGGTCACTAA
- the rcnR gene encoding Ni(II)/Co(II)-binding transcriptional repressor RcnR — MSHTIRDKQKLKARASKIQGQVIALKKMLDEPHECAAVLQQIAAIRGAVNGLMREVIKGHLTEHIVHEVDEVKREEDLDVILKVLDSYIK; from the coding sequence ATGTCACATACCATCCGCGATAAGCAAAAACTGAAAGCCCGTGCCAGCAAAATTCAGGGACAGGTGATTGCGCTAAAAAAGATGCTTGATGAGCCACATGAGTGCGCGGCCGTATTGCAGCAAATCGCCGCCATACGAGGTGCAGTTAATGGCTTAATGCGCGAGGTGATTAAGGGGCATCTTACGGAGCATATCGTGCATGAAGTGGATGAGGTGAAGCGTGAAGAGGATCTCGACGTGATCCTGAAGGTGCTGGACTCTTACATTAAATAA
- a CDS encoding crotonase/enoyl-CoA hydratase family protein, with translation MTVINQPTCKLFTDTARFTQLSGYYEEERRTVWMMLRSRPRPCFNHELIEEIMNLGYIVQKAGFKVDFWVTGSLVPGMYNTGGDLGFFIETIRNGRREALRAYARACVDCVHAASRGFDSGAISLAMVEGSALGGGFEAALAHHFVLGQRDARLGFPEIAFNLFPGMGAYSLVARRSGMKLAEELIYKGESHTAEWYHQHGLVDQLFEPGQGYLATRTFIDTLQPKLNGVKAMLRARQRVLQLPRSELMDITEDWVDAAFCLEAKDIAYMERLVQLQNRHTSTALRKAS, from the coding sequence ATGACAGTTATCAACCAACCCACCTGCAAACTCTTTACCGATACTGCACGTTTCACTCAACTGTCTGGATATTACGAAGAAGAACGACGTACCGTCTGGATGATGCTTCGCTCCCGCCCGCGTCCCTGCTTTAATCACGAGCTTATCGAGGAGATCATGAACCTGGGCTATATCGTCCAGAAGGCCGGATTCAAAGTTGATTTCTGGGTTACCGGTTCGCTGGTCCCCGGCATGTACAATACCGGCGGGGATTTGGGGTTTTTTATTGAAACTATTCGCAACGGGCGTCGTGAAGCGCTCCGCGCCTACGCACGGGCGTGCGTTGACTGCGTTCATGCCGCATCGCGCGGTTTTGATAGCGGGGCCATCAGTCTGGCGATGGTCGAAGGAAGTGCCCTTGGCGGCGGGTTTGAAGCCGCGTTGGCGCACCATTTCGTTCTGGGACAGCGTGACGCAAGGCTGGGCTTCCCTGAAATCGCATTTAACCTGTTTCCCGGCATGGGCGCTTACTCGCTGGTGGCTCGCCGTTCCGGCATGAAGCTTGCGGAGGAGCTTATATATAAAGGGGAGTCCCACACGGCGGAGTGGTATCACCAGCATGGTTTAGTGGATCAGCTGTTTGAGCCGGGTCAAGGCTATCTGGCCACGCGCACCTTTATCGATACCCTTCAGCCTAAATTAAACGGCGTAAAGGCGATGCTTCGTGCGCGGCAGCGGGTGCTGCAGCTACCGCGTTCGGAGCTGATGGACATCACCGAGGACTGGGTGGATGCCGCATTTTGTCTGGAGGCCAAAGACATCGCCTACATGGAGCGGCTTGTGCAGCTGCAAAACCGCCATACCTCGACGGCTTTGCGTAAAGCTAGCTAG
- the yciZ gene encoding protein YciZ/DeoL: MPTLDPQQLAKRIDTVLDILVAKDYASAINNLEILKAELLSVDNDGNKHGGEPKKSPWEI; encoded by the coding sequence ATGCCAACCCTGGATCCGCAGCAGCTTGCCAAACGTATCGATACCGTGCTGGATATTTTGGTTGCCAAAGATTATGCCTCAGCGATAAACAACCTTGAGATCCTCAAGGCCGAATTACTGAGCGTAGATAACGACGGGAATAAACACGGCGGCGAGCCAAAAAAATCGCCGTGGGAAATTTAA
- the fsa gene encoding fructose-6-phosphate aldolase → MELYLDTADVAAVKRLARVLPLQGVTTNPSIVAKAGISLWEVLPALQDALGGEGKLFAQVIASHADEMVKEAQLLTARVPGLVVKVPATPEGLAALKQLKLMDIPTLGTAVYGAAQGLLAALAGAEYVAPYVNRLDAQGGDGIQMVQDLQQLLTLHAPDAKVLAASFRTPHQAMSCLLAGCEAITLPIDVVEQILVTPAVTAAIGGFEKDWQGAFGSLTL, encoded by the coding sequence ATGGAACTGTATTTAGATACCGCTGATGTAGCCGCCGTTAAGCGTCTTGCCCGGGTTCTGCCGCTGCAGGGCGTCACGACCAACCCTTCAATTGTTGCTAAAGCCGGTATTTCCCTGTGGGAAGTGCTCCCTGCGCTGCAGGATGCGCTTGGCGGAGAAGGCAAGCTTTTCGCCCAGGTGATAGCCAGCCATGCGGATGAAATGGTGAAAGAAGCGCAGCTGTTAACCGCACGCGTACCGGGGCTGGTTGTGAAGGTTCCTGCCACTCCGGAAGGGCTTGCGGCGCTTAAGCAGCTTAAGTTAATGGATATCCCGACGCTGGGTACGGCGGTTTATGGCGCAGCGCAAGGGCTGCTGGCCGCGCTGGCGGGCGCTGAATATGTTGCGCCTTATGTGAACAGGCTGGATGCTCAGGGCGGGGACGGAATTCAGATGGTGCAGGATCTGCAGCAGCTTTTAACGCTGCACGCGCCTGACGCTAAAGTGCTGGCGGCAAGTTTCCGCACGCCGCATCAGGCGATGTCGTGCCTTCTGGCCGGCTGCGAAGCGATCACGCTGCCCATTGATGTGGTCGAGCAAATCCTGGTCACCCCGGCGGTAACGGCGGCAATTGGCGGGTTTGAAAAAGACTGGCAGGGCGCTTTTGGATCCTTAACGCTCTAG
- the yciT gene encoding DNA-binding transcriptional regulator YciT, giving the protein MNSRQQIILQMVIDQGRVSVASLAKTTGVSEVTIRQDLNLLEKKNYLRRTHGFAVPLDSDDVETRMMNNYTLKLQLAHHAASLVSDGETVFIENGSSNALLARTLAEQKKITLITVSSYIAHLLKDTDCEVILVGGIYQKKSESMVGPLTRQFIQQLHFSKAFIGIDGFLPETGFTGRDMLRTDVVNSVLEKGSEAIVLTDSSKFGSVHPYTLGPISRFSRVITDAALSQETLEQLKAANLQVDIVDPYATI; this is encoded by the coding sequence ATGAACTCAAGACAACAAATTATTCTGCAGATGGTTATCGATCAGGGGCGGGTTAGCGTCGCCTCTCTGGCGAAAACAACCGGCGTTTCAGAAGTGACCATTCGGCAGGATTTAAACCTGCTGGAAAAAAAGAATTACCTGCGACGCACCCATGGTTTCGCCGTGCCGCTGGATAGCGATGACGTTGAAACCCGAATGATGAACAACTACACCCTCAAGCTGCAGCTTGCGCACCATGCTGCGTCGCTGGTGAGCGACGGGGAAACCGTGTTTATCGAGAACGGTAGCAGCAACGCGCTTCTCGCACGCACGCTGGCGGAGCAGAAAAAAATCACGCTGATCACCGTCAGCAGCTACATCGCCCATCTGCTGAAGGATACCGACTGCGAAGTGATTCTGGTCGGTGGTATCTATCAGAAGAAGAGCGAAAGTATGGTCGGCCCGCTCACCCGCCAGTTCATCCAGCAGCTGCATTTCAGTAAGGCCTTTATCGGCATCGACGGCTTCCTGCCGGAAACCGGCTTTACCGGACGAGATATGCTACGCACCGACGTGGTGAACTCCGTGCTGGAGAAAGGCAGTGAGGCGATTGTGCTTACGGACAGCAGCAAATTTGGCAGCGTGCATCCCTATACGCTAGGGCCAATTTCACGCTTCAGCCGCGTAATCACCGACGCGGCGCTGAGTCAGGAAACCCTTGAGCAGCTTAAAGCGGCCAATCTTCAGGTGGATATCGTCGATCCTTACGCCACGATCTAA
- the pdeR gene encoding cyclic di-GMP phosphodiesterase produces the protein MKDDAEQNLLYRYLGTSSPYWRLPADSNALQLAASEDSDTGRVVALEPAQADEIRQMTVITSSLTMTLSLFGTEVPVHMVGRKVSKREWAGTASAWHDTRSVARDLVQGLSFAEQVVSEANSVIVILDKQGNIQRFNRLSEEYTGMKEHEVIGQNVFRLFMSRSEAAASKRNISGFFRNGSSYEVERWVKTRKGQRLFLFRNKFVHSGSGKNEIYLICSGTDITEERRAQERLRVLANTDTITGLPNRNAIYDLIADAIEKREEAQVGIVYLDLDNFKKVNDAYGHMFGDQLLQAVSLAILSCLEEGQVLARLGGDEFIVLATNTSQGSLEAMSSRILTRLKQPFRIGLIEVYSGCSLGISLAPQHGEERENLIRNADTAMYTAKESGRGKFCVFSPEMNQRVFEYLWLDTNLRKALDNDQLVIHYQPKITCRGEVRSLEALVRWQSPERGLIPPLDFISYAEESGLIVPLGRWVMVSVVQQVAKWRKSGINLRVAVNVSARQLADQTLLSDLKQALKDLNFDYCPIDVELTESCLIENEELALSVIKQFSQLGAQVHLDDFGTGYSSLSQLARFPIDAIKLDQSFVRDVHKHSVSQSLVRAIVAVAQALNLQVIAEGVENQKEDAFLTRNGVNERQGFLFAKPMPAAVFERWFKRYRASTKG, from the coding sequence ATGAAAGACGATGCAGAGCAGAACCTGCTTTATCGTTATCTGGGGACGAGCAGCCCCTACTGGCGTTTACCGGCTGACAGTAACGCCCTACAACTGGCGGCCAGTGAAGATTCTGACACCGGTCGGGTCGTGGCGCTGGAACCTGCGCAGGCAGACGAAATTCGGCAGATGACGGTGATCACTTCCAGCCTGACCATGACGCTGTCGCTGTTCGGCACCGAGGTACCGGTGCATATGGTGGGCCGAAAAGTGTCAAAACGTGAATGGGCAGGCACCGCATCGGCCTGGCACGATACCCGTTCGGTGGCGCGAGATCTGGTGCAGGGCCTCTCTTTTGCAGAGCAGGTGGTCTCTGAAGCCAATTCCGTAATAGTGATCCTTGATAAACAGGGAAATATTCAGCGCTTCAACCGGCTAAGTGAAGAGTACACCGGGATGAAAGAGCACGAGGTCATCGGCCAGAACGTTTTCAGGCTGTTTATGAGCCGCAGCGAAGCCGCCGCCTCAAAGCGCAATATCAGCGGTTTTTTCCGCAACGGCAGCTCCTATGAGGTCGAACGGTGGGTAAAAACCCGAAAAGGCCAGCGGCTGTTTTTATTCCGCAATAAGTTTGTGCACAGCGGCAGCGGCAAAAACGAAATCTACCTGATTTGCTCCGGAACCGACATCACCGAAGAGCGCCGTGCTCAGGAGCGCCTGCGGGTGCTGGCGAATACGGATACGATCACCGGCTTGCCAAACCGCAACGCCATTTACGATCTGATCGCCGACGCCATAGAGAAGCGTGAAGAGGCCCAGGTTGGCATCGTCTATCTGGATCTCGATAACTTTAAAAAAGTGAACGATGCCTACGGCCACATGTTTGGCGATCAGCTGCTGCAGGCCGTTTCACTGGCGATTTTAAGCTGCCTTGAAGAGGGCCAGGTGCTGGCTCGCCTCGGCGGTGATGAATTTATCGTGCTGGCGACCAACACCTCGCAGGGCTCGCTGGAGGCGATGTCCTCCCGCATTTTAACCCGTCTGAAACAGCCCTTCCGAATCGGCCTGATTGAGGTCTATAGCGGCTGTTCGCTGGGCATTTCTCTTGCCCCGCAGCATGGCGAGGAGCGAGAGAACCTGATTCGCAATGCCGATACGGCCATGTACACGGCAAAAGAGAGCGGCCGCGGTAAGTTTTGTGTGTTTTCGCCGGAGATGAATCAGCGGGTCTTTGAGTATTTGTGGCTCGATACCAATCTGCGCAAAGCGCTGGATAACGACCAGCTGGTGATCCACTACCAGCCGAAGATAACCTGCCGAGGCGAAGTCCGTAGCCTGGAGGCGCTGGTACGCTGGCAGTCCCCGGAGCGCGGGCTGATCCCTCCTCTGGACTTTATCTCCTACGCCGAAGAGTCCGGCCTGATTGTGCCTCTGGGCCGCTGGGTGATGGTTAGCGTTGTGCAGCAGGTGGCGAAGTGGCGGAAGAGCGGCATCAATCTGCGCGTGGCGGTTAACGTTTCGGCTCGCCAGCTTGCCGACCAGACTCTCCTTAGCGACCTCAAACAGGCGCTGAAAGATCTGAATTTCGACTACTGCCCGATCGACGTTGAGCTGACCGAAAGCTGTCTTATTGAGAATGAAGAGCTGGCGCTCTCGGTCATTAAGCAGTTCAGCCAGTTGGGGGCGCAGGTCCATCTCGATGACTTCGGCACCGGCTATTCATCTCTATCGCAGCTGGCTCGCTTTCCTATCGATGCGATTAAGCTGGATCAGTCTTTTGTGCGCGACGTGCATAAGCATTCGGTCTCCCAGTCGCTGGTCAGGGCTATTGTAGCCGTTGCCCAGGCGCTCAATTTGCAGGTCATTGCTGAGGGAGTGGAAAATCAAAAAGAAGACGCCTTCCTTACCAGGAACGGCGTCAACGAACGGCAGGGTTTTTTATTCGCGAAACCTATGCCCGCAGCCGTATTCGAGCGATGGTTTAAACGCTACCGGGCCAGTACAAAAGGCTAG
- a CDS encoding glycyl-radical enzyme activating protein: protein MLFNIQRYSTHDGPGIRTVVFLKGCSLGCRWCQNPESCSRECDILLDRRLCLAGCDLCQQAAPEVVSRAGDELIIARGKLDEGAISSLRDCCPTQALTVCGEEKTADAIMTAVLRDKPFYLRSGGGITLSGGEPFMQPELAKELLQRSKDADLHTAVESCLHVPWKYLEPSLPFLDLLLADLKHVDKARFHAWTDGSAERVMDNFRRLAACGVAMTLRVPLIPDFNADERSIRAITDFAADEIGAKSIHFLPYHTLGIHKYHLLGKPYLAASKPLDAPELLHFAEQYASQKGMTAWIRG from the coding sequence ATGCTGTTCAATATCCAGCGCTACTCTACCCATGATGGCCCGGGGATCCGCACGGTCGTCTTCCTGAAAGGCTGCTCCCTGGGCTGCCGGTGGTGCCAGAACCCGGAAAGCTGCTCCCGGGAATGCGATATCTTGCTGGACCGTCGCCTTTGTCTTGCCGGCTGCGATCTTTGTCAGCAGGCTGCGCCGGAGGTAGTTTCTCGTGCTGGAGATGAGCTGATCATCGCTCGCGGCAAACTTGACGAAGGCGCGATAAGTTCGCTCCGGGATTGCTGCCCGACGCAGGCGCTGACCGTCTGCGGTGAGGAAAAAACAGCGGACGCCATTATGACCGCCGTCCTTCGTGATAAACCTTTTTATCTCCGGAGCGGAGGAGGCATCACGCTGTCCGGCGGCGAGCCCTTTATGCAGCCCGAGCTGGCTAAAGAGTTGCTGCAACGAAGCAAAGATGCCGACCTGCACACTGCCGTGGAGTCCTGCCTGCACGTTCCCTGGAAATACCTGGAACCTTCGCTGCCCTTTTTAGATCTGCTGCTGGCCGACCTCAAGCATGTAGACAAGGCGCGTTTTCACGCGTGGACCGACGGCAGCGCCGAGCGGGTGATGGATAATTTTCGCAGGCTTGCCGCCTGCGGTGTAGCAATGACCCTCCGCGTACCGCTCATTCCCGATTTTAATGCTGATGAACGCTCCATTCGCGCCATCACCGATTTTGCCGCCGATGAGATCGGCGCAAAGTCGATCCATTTTCTGCCCTACCACACCCTGGGCATCCATAAATATCACCTGTTGGGGAAGCCCTATCTGGCCGCCAGCAAGCCGCTTGATGCGCCAGAACTTCTGCATTTTGCCGAACAGTACGCCAGCCAAAAAGGCATGACAGCCTGGATTAGAGGATAA